The nucleotide sequence GGCTGGTGTGTATGAACCTAATCGCTTTTTAGAAGTTATTCGTGACTATGTTTACTTTCCCGACAAAAACTCAGACAAAGAAGAAGAGATAGTATGTCGTTATCCTCAGTTTTTTGCTACCCGTATGTTAAGGGAAAGCGTACTTGAAGCACATTTAGCAAATAGCCGTAAAGGTGGTACATACTTTGGGGCAACTGGCTGCGGTAAAACCTATACAATGATGTTTTTGGCGCGTCAGTTATCCTTACGCTGCAGTGAACTTGGGTCACCAACTATAGTAATGATTGTGGATAGAGACGACTTACAAACACAAGCAGGTAAATTGTTTCTGCGTTCAGAAGAGTTTTTATCCTTGGGAGCTGCTAAAATAATTGCCGACAGACAAGACCTAAAAACAGAAATGTCCATTAGAAAGTCAGGTGGATTCCTTATTTGTACTATCCAAAAGTTTTGTGAAGAAATAGGCGAATTAAATACACGTAAAAACATTATTTGCTTTTCCGATGAGGCACATCGTACACAAGTAAAACTGAATAAGCAACTAAAAATAAAGGATAAAAAACCAGAAACTAAAGCAGAAATTGCAGAAAATAATTTAATAAACACCCCTGGCAAAAAAGACACGTCTTTAGGTGCATTCGTTACAAAGCCTTATGCAGAGCATCTACGTATTGCATTCCCCAATGCAACATTTGTCGGTTTCACAGGCACACCAATAGAAGAAACAATTCAAGTTTTTGGTGAGGTAGTAGATAGTTATACAATGCAACAATCTGTTGACGATGATATTACTGTTGCGTTGAAATACATTCCTCGCATTGCAAATGTTACCCTCGATAGTCAAAAAGTAAAACAGATAGATGCGTATTATAAACAGTGTGCTGATGAAGGTGCTACCGAAGATGATGTGGCAGCAAGTAAAAAAGCAATGAGTGCTATGGAAGTAATTCTTGGCGATGACGAACGTTTAGAACGTTTAGCTAAAGATATTATAATACATTACTCCAATGCTTGCGAAAACAAAGTTGATGTTGTACAAAAAGCAATGATTGTATGTAGCAAACGTAAAATTGCCTACCGCTTATTACAAAAGTTTAGAGTACAAAACCCTGAATGGTTTGAAGAGAAGAAATCACCAAACGACAGCAAGTTAACAAAGGAAGACCTTAAGAAACTTCCGAAAATGCCTACCATTGCAATGGTGGCTACTCGTGGTCCAAATGACATAGCGGATATGTATAAATACATAGGTGATAAATCTAGAATTAAAAAGCTAGATGACGCCTTTAAAATGGAGCATTCAAACTTCCGTATTGTTATAGTTGTAGATATGTGGATTACTGGATTTGACGTTCCAAGTTTAACGTATCTTTATAATGATAAGCCACTTCAAAAACAGACGCTTATTCAAACCATAAGTCGTGTAAATCGCAAATACGAAGGTAAAGAGTTTGGATATGTAATTGACTACATCGGTATTCGTGAAAATATGATGAAGGCTATGCGTAAGTTTGGAGGCGATTCATTTGGCCCCAGTGAAGATGATGTTCAACAAGCTTTGGAGGCTCTAATTATTGAGTTAAAAATAATTAGCGATGTCTTTACTGATTTTGATATAACGCCATTTACAGATTCCAATACAACACCATTGGAGAGATTGGAATGTTTGTCTTCTGCAGCGGACTATATAATAACACTTACTGAACAACTAAATCTTAGCAACGAAAAAGACAAACCAAAAAAAGTTAGTGTAAAGACATTTTTTATGGCTCACATCAAACGATTAAGGACAGCTTATGATATTTGCCAACCATCAAATGTGCTTACAAATGAGCAACTTTCCTTATCGCAGTGTTTTATGGCAGTAGCTTCGTATATCAGAAAAACATCAGGAGATAGACACGATACTGAAAGTATGAACCTTGCGGTGGAAAAAATGGTTGCCGAAGCCTTGAAATGTAATTCAGTAGTAAATATTCTAGATACTGATGTTGAAGAGAACATATTTAGCCCTGAGTTTGTCGAGCAATTAAACAACATAAAACTACCAGCCACAAAACTTGAAGTTTTAATTAAGATGCTTCGTAAGTCTATAAAAGAATACGAAGACACAAATAAGATAGCCGCAGAAAAGTATGAAGAGCTACTAAATAGAACGCTTGAAGAATATCATAATAGAAGAGCAAGTTTATCTTCTGAAGAAGCCACTTCTACACAGGCAGAGGCGGTAGATTCTATTATCAGATATGCTACCCAACAGGCTTTAGAAATAATGTCGAAATTAGGAGAAGATAAAGATAGCTTTAGAAAATTAGGTTTAACTTTTGAGGAAAAAGCTTTTTACGATATTCTTATGCATCTGCGCGACAAATATAACTTTGAGTTCGGTGAGGATAAAAAAGTTGGTAGCTTAATTATAAACGAAAAATGTAAACTCTTGGCTCAGAAAATTAAAGAGCTAATTGATATGCAATCTTCGTTTACAGATTGGCTCAACAATAGTAATGTGAGAGCAGACTTGAATCAAAAAATATTCTTCTGCTTACATAAAAATGGTTACCCACCCCAACATAACGATGAGGTGTTCGATCAGGTAATGGAACAGGTTGAAAATTTTAAACACAAAAATTAATAACGAATAGAATAAGCCAACGCAAGTTCAAGCACATTGCAATCCTCCTACGTGCGGTTGCAAAGAGCTTTCTCGCCAACGCTAAAAGCGAAATGAATAAATGGTCTTGCTACATTTGTTGGGACACTTAGTTAAGGGCAATATTGAAAAATCCTTAACTTGGTAAAACGATGAAAGAAAACAGAAGAATCTACAGTAAAGAATTTAAACAAAAGGCGGTGGAATTGAGCCACGTTCGTGGCAATGTGAACGATATTGCCCGTGAACTGGGTGTCAGATCGGAACTTCTCTATCGCTGGAGACGAGAGTTTGCCCATGATCCTTCCCTGTCCTTTAGTGGCAACGGGAATAAACAGCTCACCCCGGAAGCAAAAGAAGTTGCCAGGTTAAAAAGGGAGCTCGCCGATGTAACCATGGAGCGGGATATCTTAAAAAAGGCGATAGGCATCTTCTCCGCGAGCGACAGGAAATCTACAAATTCATGAAGGACCACCGATTGGAATTTCCTGTTGGGAAGATGTGCAAAGTTTTTAAAGTGAGCAAAAGTGGGTTTTACAGAAGTCAAAGAATGCTTCCTTGCGACCGGGACAATGAGAACCGGATGCTACTTTTT is from Arenibacter algicola and encodes:
- a CDS encoding type I restriction endonuclease subunit R; the protein is MKGKFFESDYEEALIDLLEQQGWIYAYGGNIARNNREVLLSNDLSTYLKKRYDDLTDSDIEEITNHLRFTSGQTHFELLRNTFHLIRDGYRYTRNSDGKIFDIEYLDFEFGNTNNIYSCVNQFEVGYGLKAEVRIPDVLLFINGIPVCIFELKNPTDANATIFSAYEQIHNRYKRDIPHLLRYCPLSCISDATVNNTKLGTTYTPYNHYYAWKKVNNEDESAKKGIDQIKTIVAGVYEPNRFLEVIRDYVYFPDKNSDKEEEIVCRYPQFFATRMLRESVLEAHLANSRKGGTYFGATGCGKTYTMMFLARQLSLRCSELGSPTIVMIVDRDDLQTQAGKLFLRSEEFLSLGAAKIIADRQDLKTEMSIRKSGGFLICTIQKFCEEIGELNTRKNIICFSDEAHRTQVKLNKQLKIKDKKPETKAEIAENNLINTPGKKDTSLGAFVTKPYAEHLRIAFPNATFVGFTGTPIEETIQVFGEVVDSYTMQQSVDDDITVALKYIPRIANVTLDSQKVKQIDAYYKQCADEGATEDDVAASKKAMSAMEVILGDDERLERLAKDIIIHYSNACENKVDVVQKAMIVCSKRKIAYRLLQKFRVQNPEWFEEKKSPNDSKLTKEDLKKLPKMPTIAMVATRGPNDIADMYKYIGDKSRIKKLDDAFKMEHSNFRIVIVVDMWITGFDVPSLTYLYNDKPLQKQTLIQTISRVNRKYEGKEFGYVIDYIGIRENMMKAMRKFGGDSFGPSEDDVQQALEALIIELKIISDVFTDFDITPFTDSNTTPLERLECLSSAADYIITLTEQLNLSNEKDKPKKVSVKTFFMAHIKRLRTAYDICQPSNVLTNEQLSLSQCFMAVASYIRKTSGDRHDTESMNLAVEKMVAEALKCNSVVNILDTDVEENIFSPEFVEQLNNIKLPATKLEVLIKMLRKSIKEYEDTNKIAAEKYEELLNRTLEEYHNRRASLSSEEATSTQAEAVDSIIRYATQQALEIMSKLGEDKDSFRKLGLTFEEKAFYDILMHLRDKYNFEFGEDKKVGSLIINEKCKLLAQKIKELIDMQSSFTDWLNNSNVRADLNQKIFFCLHKNGYPPQHNDEVFDQVMEQVENFKHKN